A region of the Sphaerodactylus townsendi isolate TG3544 linkage group LG15, MPM_Stown_v2.3, whole genome shotgun sequence genome:
gggtttgcttctaaaccctcctaaggtcatgattcacccattcgaagtgttgcatggttgcttcaaagcaaagctaccgactaccaccaagcttactcccaagtaatgtgtgcctcggagccaaccgttttttctaaactaaaacctcagtattcaggttaaattgccatgttggcactttgcgataaataagtgggttttgggtttgcagtttgggcactcggtctcgaaaaggtttgccatcaatGGACTAGgacattctgtttttaaaaaaggaaggaccTAGCTTTCTCAAGTTTTATGCTTAAGCTCTGGGTGCTAGAAGCGTCAAGGAATGCTGAATCAGATCAAATGCACATCTAGTCCACCATATTGGGCTCTACTCTGCTTCTTTCCAGATGAGGGTTACAGTGTGGTTGGTCTACCTCAAAGGAGTGACTTCCCAGCATTCTGTTTTCTCCTCTTAAGCGGGAGAAACCAGTCTCTTGGCAGATACCCAGAATATAGGATCGGTACCCTGCTTCCCTCAGCCAGTCGTCTCTAAGATGCCCTTCCATTTTCTAGGTGGACCTAATGAGGTCTTTCGTGTTCCGGAATTCCAAACAGACATACGCTGGTATCCCCATCATTGCCGCCAACATGGACACGGTGGGCACCTTTGAGATGGCCAAGGTCCTCTGTAAGGTAGGACTGTTGTCGGGAACTCTTGATAACACCAAACACCTCAAGGGCAGGCTGTCGGTCCCAACCAACCCcatatggctgtggtggcgaacctttggcactccagatgttatggactacaattcccatcagcccaattcccatcagcccaattggccatgctggcaggggctgatgggaattgtagtccataacatctggagtgccaaaggttcgccaccactgccatatggcCATGAACTTTTCTGAGCCAATTATAGCCACATGCTCTACTTATCGCCCAGTTTCACATCTGGATTTCCTTCTCCCAGCCCGTCTCATGAACACACGCAGCTACCTTACAGTGTGTCAGACTTTTGGTGCCTTAAAGTTAGTCTTGTGTTCTCAGACTAGCAAAGAGGTCATTTTTATCACCCGGTTCCAGATCCTTTTTAACCGGAGATGCCGGGGCTTGAACTGGAGGCCTTCTGCAGGGCAAATAGGTGTTCTACCCATGAGCCATGGTCCCTACCTTTCTGCtaaagggggaagagaaggcatAAGACCAGATTTGCACTTCCTGGTTCCCGTGTGGTTGGTCTCTCCGTTAATCGCCACACCTTCTGCTCTTTTCATGCCTTCCCCCAGTTCTGTCTTTTTACAGCCATTCACAAACACTATAGCCTGGAAGAGTGGAAGGAGTTTGCAGCCCAGAATCCAGAGTGCCTTCAGGTAAGCGAGAGCCGACGCGACTTCACTTCTGGTCCTCCGCAGCAAACAACTGCCTCAGCCCCTGGGCTTTTCCTTGGGTGTTTCCCTTCATaacagcataagcatttattgtcattgtgcacgcacaacgaaaatttacagcagcattccttgatgcacacaattccagactcataccccatcctcactttccccttcctccacccatcactacacagccccaaacacatcaacacgaagccccggagttcagcatcgccacagctctagagtagaagctgtctctaagcctctttgtcctagtttttatagacctgtatcgtctgccagatggtaacagttcaaaaagagagtgtgctggatgagacgggtctctcagaatattttgggctttttttaggcttcgggaattatagagttcttccaaggaggggagagggcagccgataatcctctgtgcagtagcgatcaccctttggagcgccttcctatctgcctctgtgcaactggagaaccatacacagatgcagtaggttaagacactctctatagcacagcggtaaaaggacaccaggagttttccattcagttgttgtttccttaacagtctaagatagtacAGTCTGGGGAAGGACTTTGCTGCCTCCACCTGTCTCCCCATTTCTCCCACTTCCTGGTTCTCAGTGGTCTGTCCTGTGCCTCTTCCCAGAATGTGGCAGCTAGTTCAGGCACTGGGGCCTCAGACTTCAAGCTGCTGGAGCAGATCCTCAAGGCTGTGCCTCAGGTCCGCTACATCTGCCTGGACGTGGCCAATGGCTACTCGGAACACTTTGTCCAGTTTCTGAGAGACGTGCGGAAGAGCTTTCCAGACCACACCATCATGGTATGTcctgagcactcttgctcctttctcttccagcaGTGGCTTGGGTAGAGTTTTGTTTGTTTCCGTCGGCCGTTGTGGCCGGTACTGTCTCCCCAGCATCAGTATCCTGAAGGTGTCCTCACCTGATGGCCCCGGCTAGcccgatctcttcagatcttggaagcaaagctgggctagccctggttggtacttggaggAGAGATCTCCAAGAGAAGTCCAGAGTTGCCATGCAGAGAAATGCAAccgcaaactacctctgaacgtctcttgccttgaaaactcttcggGGTTGCTattagtcagttgtgacttgaccgACTTTCCACCACCACGTGCCCAGTTTGGAATGacccagagaagggcaatgagaatgattgaaggattggagcaccttccttatgagaggctgcagcgtttgggactctttagtttggagaggagacgtctgagggggggatatgattgaagtctctaaaattatgcagggggtagaaaatgtggacagagagacatttttctctctttctcacaatactagaaccagggggcatccattgaaaatgctggggggaagaattaggactaataaaaggaaacacttcttcacgcaacgtgtgattggtgtttggaatatgctgccacaggaggtggtgatggccactaacctggatagctttaaaaagggcttggacagatgtatggagaagtcgatttatggctcccaatcttgatcctccttgatctgagatggcaagtgccgtagcagaccaggtgctcaggagcagcagccgccgccgcagaaggccattgctttcacatcctgcatgtgagctcccaaaggcacctggtgggccactgcgagtagcagagtgctggactagatggactgtggtctgatccagcaggctagttcttatgttcttagaagctaagcagggtctgctgtgattagcacttggatgggagaccaccaaggaagtccagagttgctgcgCCTGAGCAGGcaagaggcaaaccacctcttaatctCTCTTACCTTACTCCAGGTTCACCATGAGTTGGCTACCACTTAATAGCACTTTTCTCCACCACTGTGAAGATACTGCTGcatccaggggtctccaacccaTGCTccttcatggactacatttcccatcagcccctgccaacatggccaattgggagagctgatgggaattgcagtccaggaacatctggagggccacaggttggagaccccaGGCCCTCTGTTTCCTTTTGTAGTTGTGGTATGTTTCAGCCAAGTCTGGCCTCTGTTTGCTGAAGCCTGCCTGATCTCCATAATGGTCTTTTACTCCTCCCCAGGCTGGGAACGTGGTGACAGGGGAGATGGTGGAAGAGCTCGTCTTATCAGGAGCCGACATCATCAAAGTGGGCATTGGACCGGGTGACTATCAGCTTCACACATGGGATCATACCAGGCTCAGGGAGGCAGTGGGAGGATGGGCAAGGAAGACTGTAAAGTCCTAGCGGGAGTGGGGTGTCCATCACCCACCATACGCCCCCTAACTTCAGATGTCTTGGCTTGCCCCAGGCTCAGTTTGTACCACGCGGAAGAAGACGGGGGTGGGCTACCCCCAGCTCAGCGCCGTCATGGAATGTGCCGATGCCGCCCACGGGCTCAAGGGGCACATCATTTCGGTGAGAAGCTCCCGAGGTCTTGTGGGTTCTGGTCTTCGGAGTCCTTGTCAAGCTACAGTTTGCAAGGAGGAGAGTCCTAACGGTGGAATGGCTGTCCCAGGGGGCGCGGCTTGAAGCAGAGGGGTGCCCCGAGTTGGGGTTATCTCCAGAGGATGTTTTCTGACACTGAGGGGTCGGAACTCGGTCGTTCTCAGACTATAATTGGATGTAAGATTTCTTTTGGGTGGTGAATCCggggcaggggtctgcgacctgcagctttccagatgttcatggactacaaatcccatcagctgatgggatttgtagtccatgaacatctggagagccgcaggttgcagacccctgactgggGGATGCCCTGAAGACAAGGGAAGTGAGACTCTTCCTGCCCCgtgtttttattttgcaggaTGGCGGTTGTAGCTGCCCAGGGGATGTGGCCAAGGCTTTTGGTATGAAAACCCATCC
Encoded here:
- the GMPR2 gene encoding GMP reductase 2; the encoded protein is MPHIDTDIKLDFKDVLLRPKRSTLKSRSEVDLMRSFVFRNSKQTYAGIPIIAANMDTVGTFEMAKVLCKFCLFTAIHKHYSLEEWKEFAAQNPECLQNVAASSGTGASDFKLLEQILKAVPQVRYICLDVANGYSEHFVQFLRDVRKSFPDHTIMAGNVVTGEMVEELVLSGADIIKVGIGPGSVCTTRKKTGVGYPQLSAVMECADAAHGLKGHIISDGGCSCPGDVAKAFGAGADFVMLGGMLAGHTESGGELIEKRGKKYKLFYGMSSEVSMKKYAGGVAEYRYGFRDQVTRPCWI